A stretch of Prosthecobacter algae DNA encodes these proteins:
- a CDS encoding 3-deoxy-D-manno-octulosonic acid transferase — translation MSKTLSLCLYNLLLPAGVLAMLPGAIRKMRQRGGHWRDLVQRLGFFSQEQRQALAALPAGKDRLWIHAVSVGEVGIATKLIALLRSERSHTGIVLTTTTPTGHALAAEFAARHPGRVVVLYSPLDLPGVGARFLEELAPSQLVLVEAEVWPNLVASAIRRHIPVSLVNARLSPRSERRYHQLGFFIRPVFAMLHQVLVQEPEDVQRWTRLGLTADRVHHTGSIKFDPQGAAPDPAQVQALRAVLDKAGIQSQQPILLLASTHPGEEVLLAEMTQRLRQKHPPLALLIVPRHVERTATLLEELGSLGLRPQRRSAVQSPSPDLLIDTTGELRAWQSLATVVVVGKSFLATGGQNPAEAVMARKPVLFGPHMENFHALIELLLARKGAVQVADVATLEQQLDALLRDPAQCQVLGDNGHAALARHEGATAKTLALL, via the coding sequence ATGTCCAAGACTCTCAGCCTCTGCCTTTACAATTTGCTGCTGCCCGCAGGCGTGCTCGCCATGCTTCCTGGGGCCATCCGCAAGATGCGCCAGCGCGGTGGGCACTGGCGGGATCTGGTGCAAAGGCTCGGCTTCTTTTCGCAGGAGCAAAGACAGGCTCTCGCGGCCCTGCCTGCTGGCAAGGATCGGCTTTGGATCCACGCCGTCAGCGTCGGCGAAGTGGGCATCGCCACGAAACTCATCGCCCTGCTGCGAAGTGAACGTTCGCACACCGGAATCGTGCTCACCACCACCACTCCTACCGGGCATGCCCTTGCCGCTGAGTTTGCCGCTCGGCACCCAGGCCGAGTCGTGGTGCTCTACTCCCCTTTGGATCTGCCCGGTGTGGGAGCCCGTTTTTTGGAGGAGCTGGCTCCTTCGCAACTGGTGCTGGTGGAGGCCGAGGTGTGGCCCAATCTGGTCGCTTCGGCCATTCGCAGGCACATTCCGGTTTCTTTGGTCAATGCACGTTTATCGCCGCGTTCGGAACGCCGCTATCATCAGCTCGGTTTCTTCATCCGGCCTGTGTTTGCCATGCTGCATCAAGTGCTGGTGCAGGAGCCTGAGGATGTGCAACGCTGGACTCGCCTAGGCCTCACAGCCGATCGTGTCCACCATACAGGCAGCATCAAGTTTGATCCGCAAGGTGCCGCCCCAGATCCTGCCCAGGTGCAGGCCCTGCGCGCAGTTTTGGACAAGGCCGGCATTCAGTCGCAACAGCCCATCCTCCTCCTGGCCAGCACGCACCCAGGTGAGGAAGTGCTGCTGGCAGAGATGACCCAGCGTCTGCGTCAAAAACATCCCCCACTGGCCTTGCTCATTGTGCCCCGGCATGTCGAGCGCACAGCGACCCTGCTCGAAGAACTCGGCAGCCTGGGGCTCCGTCCACAGCGCCGCAGCGCCGTTCAGTCACCCTCGCCAGACCTGCTCATTGATACCACCGGAGAACTGCGGGCCTGGCAGTCATTGGCCACCGTCGTGGTCGTGGGCAAAAGTTTCCTGGCGACAGGAGGGCAGAATCCTGCGGAAGCCGTCATGGCCCGCAAGCCAGTGCTGTTCGGCCCCCACATGGAAAACTTCCACGCGCTCATTGAGCTGCTGCTGGCGAGAAAAGGAGCCGTTCAAGTGGCCGACGTGGCAACGTTGGAACAGCAGTTGGATGCGCTGCTGCGTGATCCGGCGCAATGCCAGGTGCTCGGCGACAATGGTCATGCGGCTCTGGCCAGGCACGAAGGTGCGACGGCCAAGACACTGGCGCTCTTGTAG
- a CDS encoding DUF1553 domain-containing protein, with protein sequence MTLVRLHVTLGFIALHGSLFGANTGRVMFNQDIRPILADACFHCHGPDPGTRKAGLRLDTEAGFFTAKEGESPTVLKGKPEDSPLYQRLLSKDEDEIMPPPESHKELKPEQIAKIKAWIEEGAPWQPHWSLIKPERAPQPEVKNTAWAKTPVDRFVLAKLENLGLKPAPEAEAHALIRRVTLDLTGLPPAPALVERYLKKVEGNRLSDVAYNELVDELLKSPHYGEHRARYWLDAARYGDTHGLHFDKPREMWPYRDWVVKAFNGNQPFDQFTVEQIAGDLLPKPTESQLIATGFQRCNITTNEGGTIDEENLANYASDRVQTLGWVYMGLTTNCSQCHDHKFDPISQRDYYSLAAFFRNTTQKPKDGNVKDGNGPILVLPEEKDRPRWQALPAEIATIKTKLNENRKLATGEFDQWLTSAKPEDLDKDVPAKGMVAHVPLNEGVGSEVIGTCGATKKFKATGEVSWKPDGKIGPAPVMKTNGTFEIGDVGNFEKDQGFSYGAWVRAGKVGMSGGILARMDEKGGYRGWDLYQNDRTYSVHIVNTWPDDALKVSTKKPSIRPGVWQHVFVTYDGKGKAQGVKMYIDGVAQELKIDNNDLKGSIKTTTPTRIGQRSHVQVFHEGSVQDVRIYDRLLSATEIQTISKVGPLRLMLASAKRGPKQKEALFEHYLVTRHAGYQSANQTSVKLEAELAAIKARSPLTHIQEEKMDTQPMANILMRGQYDQVGEAVDAAVPVALGKLKPEAPKNRLGLARWLVSEENTLTARVTVNRMWQELFGRGIVVTSEDFGIMGSAPTHPELLDWLAVEFRESGWDVKRFYKMLVTSAAYRQATIITPEKIEKDRDNAFLSRGPRFRMDAEMIRDYALAASSSLSPKMGGPGTLPYQPENVWEVVGMGTEKYVQDKGENLYRRTLYNFWKRMAPPANMDVFNAPSREVSCVRRDRTNTPLQALVVMNDPQFIEASRNLAQQAIKTGGDDAQKLATISQRLLCRPLRPQESAILQASLKDLRDHYQATPEDAQALIVVGETKPDEKLAPAELAAWTMVSSQVMNLDEVLNK encoded by the coding sequence GGTGATGTTCAATCAGGACATTCGCCCCATTCTGGCAGACGCCTGTTTCCATTGTCATGGTCCTGATCCGGGCACTCGCAAAGCCGGGCTTCGTCTCGACACCGAGGCCGGTTTTTTCACCGCCAAGGAAGGCGAATCACCCACCGTTCTCAAAGGTAAACCCGAAGACAGCCCGCTCTATCAGCGCCTGCTATCCAAGGATGAGGACGAGATCATGCCCCCGCCGGAATCTCACAAGGAGTTGAAGCCGGAGCAGATTGCCAAGATTAAGGCCTGGATCGAAGAAGGTGCGCCCTGGCAGCCCCATTGGTCGCTCATTAAGCCTGAACGTGCTCCGCAGCCGGAAGTCAAAAACACGGCCTGGGCAAAGACTCCTGTGGACCGCTTTGTCCTCGCCAAGCTGGAGAACCTGGGACTCAAGCCTGCGCCCGAAGCGGAGGCCCATGCGCTCATCCGTCGCGTCACCCTGGACCTCACCGGCCTTCCACCTGCCCCAGCACTGGTGGAGCGATACCTGAAAAAGGTGGAAGGCAATCGTCTGTCCGATGTCGCCTACAATGAACTGGTGGATGAGCTTCTAAAATCCCCCCATTATGGCGAGCATCGTGCCCGCTACTGGCTGGATGCCGCCCGTTATGGCGACACTCACGGACTGCATTTCGACAAGCCCCGGGAAATGTGGCCCTACCGCGACTGGGTGGTGAAGGCCTTTAATGGCAACCAGCCTTTCGATCAGTTTACCGTCGAACAGATCGCTGGTGACCTCCTGCCAAAACCGACGGAGAGCCAGCTCATCGCCACAGGCTTTCAGCGCTGCAACATCACCACCAATGAAGGCGGCACGATCGATGAAGAAAACCTCGCCAACTATGCCTCCGACCGCGTGCAGACGCTCGGCTGGGTTTACATGGGCCTAACAACGAATTGTTCTCAGTGCCACGATCATAAGTTCGATCCCATCTCTCAGCGCGATTATTACTCCCTCGCCGCCTTCTTCCGCAATACCACGCAGAAGCCCAAGGACGGCAATGTGAAGGATGGCAATGGCCCCATCTTGGTGCTGCCCGAAGAAAAAGACCGTCCACGCTGGCAGGCACTGCCCGCAGAGATCGCCACGATCAAGACCAAGCTGAATGAGAATCGCAAGCTGGCCACAGGCGAGTTTGACCAGTGGCTGACCTCCGCCAAGCCGGAGGACCTGGACAAGGATGTGCCTGCCAAAGGCATGGTCGCCCACGTGCCGCTAAACGAAGGCGTGGGTAGCGAAGTGATCGGCACCTGCGGAGCCACGAAGAAATTCAAGGCCACAGGTGAAGTCTCCTGGAAGCCCGATGGAAAGATCGGCCCTGCGCCTGTGATGAAGACCAACGGCACCTTTGAAATCGGTGACGTCGGCAATTTTGAAAAGGATCAGGGCTTCAGCTACGGTGCCTGGGTGCGTGCCGGTAAAGTCGGCATGAGCGGCGGCATCCTGGCCCGCATGGATGAAAAGGGCGGCTATCGCGGTTGGGATCTTTATCAGAATGATCGCACCTATTCCGTCCACATCGTCAATACTTGGCCGGACGATGCGCTGAAGGTCAGCACCAAGAAACCCAGCATCCGCCCTGGCGTCTGGCAGCATGTGTTTGTGACCTATGATGGCAAAGGCAAGGCCCAGGGAGTGAAGATGTACATTGATGGCGTGGCCCAGGAACTGAAGATCGACAACAACGACCTGAAGGGCAGCATCAAGACAACCACGCCCACACGCATCGGCCAGCGCAGCCATGTGCAGGTCTTCCATGAAGGCTCTGTGCAGGATGTGCGTATCTATGACCGCCTTCTTTCTGCCACTGAAATCCAGACCATCTCCAAGGTTGGTCCCCTGCGTCTGATGCTCGCCTCGGCCAAACGTGGACCGAAGCAGAAAGAGGCCCTTTTTGAGCACTACCTCGTCACTCGCCATGCGGGCTATCAGTCGGCCAACCAAACATCGGTCAAACTGGAGGCCGAACTCGCCGCCATCAAGGCCCGCAGCCCGCTGACCCACATTCAGGAAGAGAAAATGGATACGCAACCAATGGCCAACATCCTCATGCGCGGTCAATATGACCAAGTGGGTGAGGCCGTCGATGCCGCCGTGCCAGTGGCCCTGGGCAAGCTGAAGCCGGAGGCCCCCAAGAACCGTCTCGGCCTGGCTCGCTGGCTTGTCAGTGAAGAAAACACGCTCACGGCCCGAGTCACGGTGAACCGCATGTGGCAGGAGCTGTTCGGCCGTGGCATCGTCGTCACCAGCGAGGACTTTGGCATCATGGGCAGCGCCCCCACTCACCCAGAATTGCTAGACTGGTTGGCGGTGGAGTTCCGCGAAAGCGGCTGGGATGTGAAGCGCTTTTACAAGATGCTGGTCACCTCTGCCGCCTACCGACAGGCCACAATCATCACACCGGAGAAAATCGAAAAAGACCGCGACAATGCCTTTCTCAGCCGTGGCCCTCGTTTCCGTATGGATGCGGAAATGATCCGTGACTACGCCCTTGCGGCCAGCAGCTCCCTCTCCCCTAAAATGGGTGGCCCCGGCACGCTTCCTTACCAGCCGGAAAACGTCTGGGAAGTGGTCGGCATGGGGACCGAAAAATACGTTCAAGACAAAGGTGAGAACCTCTATCGCCGCACGCTTTACAACTTCTGGAAACGTATGGCCCCTCCGGCCAACATGGATGTTTTTAATGCTCCAAGCCGCGAAGTGAGCTGCGTCCGTCGCGACCGCACCAATACGCCCCTACAGGCCCTTGTGGTCATGAACGACCCTCAGTTCATCGAGGCCTCCCGCAACCTCGCCCAGCAGGCGATTAAAACTGGTGGAGATGATGCCCAAAAGCTGGCCACCATTTCCCAGCGCCTGCTTTGCCGTCCTCTCCGTCCGCAGGAATCTGCCATCCTACAGGCCAGCCTGAAAGACCTTCGCGACCACTATCAGGCAACACCTGAGGATGCCCAGGCCCTCATCGTCGTCGGTGAAACCAAACCCGACGAAAAACTCGCCCCGGCTGAACTCGCCGCCTGGACCATGGTCTCCAGCCAGGTCATGAACCTGGACGAAGTGCTGAACAAGTAA
- a CDS encoding sulfatase: MMRILLFGLFGLAAPMLPAAGPNFVWIVADDMSPDIAAYGAAGVKTPNLDRLAREGRRYTHAYASAPVCSSSRSAFILGTYQTTTGLHAHDVENPQPLPAPYQHLPGLLRQAGWFVTNAVAPGGSKPKAKAKTHYNFAHDPAEMFDGTDWTQRQPGQPFFAQFQISEPHRPFPIPESYDEEALRKIQLPPNYPDHPLTRRDWYAYLRSVEVVDRRVGAILDQLENAGVMEDTIIMFFADHGRPMPWGKQWLSIEGLQVPLLIRGPQIPAGGVEERLVSLIDLAPTMLAQAGQPIPGWMQGRPLLDDSFPDRVQIFAARDRCGDAEDRIRAVITANHLLIQNFHPELPRLNWSSYKEAGYPGMALIRELAKKGSLSPLQARYVQPQREPLELYNLEADPTGLINVAADPQQAHQIKVLQSELDSWIRSTGDRGALPAAATEPSLPEIQRDKKQDYLRTWSKRGFKNEPSDAQRLAWWMHQYGLHETTPVN; the protein is encoded by the coding sequence ATGATGCGGATACTCCTTTTTGGTTTGTTTGGACTGGCTGCGCCCATGCTGCCTGCGGCAGGACCGAACTTTGTCTGGATCGTGGCCGATGACATGTCGCCAGACATCGCTGCTTACGGAGCCGCAGGGGTTAAGACACCTAACCTAGACAGGCTGGCCAGGGAAGGCCGCCGCTACACCCACGCCTATGCCAGCGCACCTGTGTGCAGTTCCTCGCGTTCGGCCTTCATCCTCGGTACCTACCAGACCACCACCGGCCTGCATGCGCATGATGTGGAGAATCCCCAACCCTTGCCCGCACCCTATCAGCACCTGCCCGGCCTCTTGCGCCAGGCAGGCTGGTTTGTCACCAATGCCGTAGCACCCGGTGGCAGCAAGCCGAAGGCAAAGGCCAAGACACACTACAACTTTGCCCATGATCCCGCGGAGATGTTCGATGGGACGGACTGGACCCAACGTCAGCCTGGGCAGCCCTTTTTTGCCCAGTTCCAGATCTCAGAACCGCATCGCCCATTCCCCATCCCGGAGAGCTACGATGAGGAGGCTCTGCGCAAGATTCAGCTTCCGCCGAATTACCCGGACCATCCGCTGACACGCCGGGACTGGTACGCTTATCTGCGCAGTGTGGAGGTCGTGGACCGTCGGGTAGGAGCCATCCTGGATCAGCTTGAAAACGCAGGGGTCATGGAAGACACCATCATCATGTTCTTTGCCGATCATGGCCGCCCCATGCCCTGGGGAAAGCAGTGGCTGAGCATCGAAGGTTTGCAGGTCCCTTTGCTGATCCGTGGTCCTCAAATTCCTGCTGGTGGGGTGGAAGAGCGTTTAGTGAGTCTCATTGATCTGGCTCCTACCATGCTGGCCCAGGCTGGCCAACCTATCCCAGGGTGGATGCAAGGCCGTCCACTGCTGGATGACAGTTTTCCTGATCGCGTTCAGATCTTCGCCGCCCGTGACCGCTGTGGAGATGCGGAGGATCGCATCCGCGCCGTCATCACCGCGAATCATCTCCTGATCCAAAACTTCCATCCAGAGCTTCCGCGATTGAACTGGTCCAGCTACAAAGAGGCCGGCTATCCTGGCATGGCTTTGATTCGGGAACTGGCCAAAAAGGGCAGCCTCTCCCCGTTGCAGGCGCGTTACGTCCAGCCTCAGCGTGAACCTTTGGAACTCTACAATCTGGAGGCCGACCCCACGGGCCTCATCAATGTGGCCGCCGATCCCCAGCAAGCCCACCAGATAAAAGTCCTCCAGTCGGAACTGGATTCCTGGATCCGATCAACAGGCGACCGCGGAGCCTTGCCTGCCGCGGCTACCGAGCCTTCTTTGCCAGAAATCCAGCGCGACAAAAAGCAGGATTACCTCCGCACCTGGAGCAAGCGCGGTTTCAAAAACGAACCTTCGGATGCCCAGCGTCTGGCCTGGTGGATGCATCAGTATGGCCTCCATGAAACCACCCCGGTGAACTGA
- the rsmD gene encoding 16S rRNA (guanine(966)-N(2))-methyltransferase RsmD: protein MRLISGSAGGIPLDVPKNVTRPTQDRVKQAIFNMLGELVDGARVLDVFAGSGALGLECLSRGAASALLIEQDRAACEVIRKNITKTRLEGASVRQGDVFKILPQMAGTTTFDLVFADPPYANKPGEEDLSLKLALLPELQALMAPGGSLILECRVTKAAPIEWGPWEMVRDREYGSTRILWLRKR, encoded by the coding sequence ATGCGGCTCATCTCAGGCAGTGCCGGGGGCATCCCCCTGGACGTCCCCAAAAACGTCACTCGTCCCACTCAGGACCGGGTGAAGCAGGCCATTTTTAACATGCTGGGAGAGTTGGTGGATGGTGCCCGCGTGCTGGATGTGTTTGCCGGTTCCGGCGCACTGGGCCTGGAATGCCTCAGCCGTGGGGCCGCCAGTGCCCTGCTTATTGAACAAGACCGTGCCGCCTGTGAGGTCATCCGTAAAAACATCACCAAAACCCGCCTCGAAGGGGCCTCGGTACGCCAGGGGGATGTCTTCAAAATTTTGCCCCAAATGGCGGGCACCACGACCTTCGATCTCGTCTTTGCAGATCCGCCCTATGCCAACAAGCCCGGGGAGGAAGATCTCAGCCTGAAGCTGGCCCTTTTGCCAGAACTCCAGGCCCTCATGGCCCCAGGTGGCAGCCTCATTCTGGAATGCCGAGTCACGAAGGCGGCCCCCATTGAATGGGGACCGTGGGAGATGGTGCGGGATCGGGAATATGGCAGCACCCGCATTCTCTGGTTGAGAAAGCGGTAG
- a CDS encoding DUF1501 domain-containing protein — MSLLNEWNTFETRRQFFSRGKNALGAAALSSLLGEAMSGQVQAGQGSVAPHWAPKAKRVIYLHMVGGPSQMDLFDYKPGMKDWYDKDLPASIRNGQRLTTMTSGQARFPIAPSKFNFAQYGKCGMWMNSDLLPHLSKNADDICWMRSMHTEAINHEPAICAMQTGNQITGRPCLGSWASYGLGSVNSNLPNFVVLIATPTNREQEQAISSRLWSSGYLPGEHAGVSFRSKGDPILFINNPPGVPSSVRKRTIEGLNALNELNYQQVGDPETHTRIQQYEMAFRMQASVPELTDLSKEPDHIFKMYGDEAKKPGTFANSVLMARRLAERGVRFTQIYLNNWDHHSNVGGRMPSQCKDIDQPCHALIEDLKQRGMFEDTLIIWGGEFGRTIYSQGGLTKENYGRDHHPRCFTMWMAGGGAKGGAIYGETDEFSYNIVKDPLHIRDFHATVLHLLGYNSDRFTYKFQGLDQKLTGVEAAKVVKALIA; from the coding sequence ATGAGCCTTCTCAACGAATGGAACACCTTTGAAACACGCCGCCAGTTTTTCTCACGAGGGAAAAATGCGCTGGGCGCAGCCGCACTATCCTCTTTGTTAGGCGAGGCCATGAGCGGCCAGGTCCAGGCAGGGCAGGGGAGTGTGGCCCCGCATTGGGCACCGAAGGCTAAGCGGGTCATCTACCTGCACATGGTCGGTGGTCCTTCGCAGATGGATCTGTTCGATTACAAGCCGGGCATGAAGGACTGGTATGACAAGGACCTGCCAGCGAGCATTCGCAATGGCCAGCGTCTCACCACGATGACCAGTGGGCAGGCGCGTTTCCCGATTGCACCTTCGAAGTTCAACTTCGCCCAGTACGGCAAGTGCGGCATGTGGATGAACTCCGACCTGCTGCCCCACCTCTCCAAGAATGCCGATGACATCTGCTGGATGCGTTCCATGCACACGGAGGCCATCAACCACGAGCCTGCCATCTGCGCCATGCAGACAGGCAACCAGATCACCGGGCGGCCTTGCCTGGGTTCCTGGGCTTCTTATGGCCTGGGCTCAGTGAACTCCAATCTGCCCAATTTTGTGGTCCTTATTGCCACGCCAACGAACCGCGAGCAGGAGCAGGCGATCTCATCCCGCCTTTGGTCCAGCGGTTATCTTCCTGGTGAACACGCAGGTGTTTCCTTCCGTAGCAAGGGAGATCCCATCCTCTTCATCAATAACCCTCCTGGTGTGCCTAGCAGTGTGCGCAAACGCACCATCGAAGGATTGAATGCGCTCAATGAACTGAATTACCAGCAAGTGGGCGATCCCGAAACGCACACCCGAATTCAGCAATACGAAATGGCCTTCCGCATGCAGGCCAGCGTGCCTGAGCTGACTGACCTTTCCAAGGAACCCGATCACATTTTCAAGATGTATGGAGACGAGGCGAAGAAGCCTGGCACCTTTGCCAACAGCGTGCTCATGGCCCGCCGCCTTGCGGAGCGAGGCGTCCGCTTCACTCAGATTTACCTGAACAACTGGGACCATCATAGCAACGTGGGCGGGCGCATGCCCAGCCAGTGCAAAGACATTGACCAGCCCTGCCACGCCCTCATCGAGGACCTCAAGCAGCGCGGCATGTTTGAGGATACCCTCATCATCTGGGGCGGGGAATTCGGCCGCACCATTTACAGTCAGGGCGGCCTGACCAAGGAGAACTATGGGCGGGATCACCACCCGCGCTGCTTCACCATGTGGATGGCTGGCGGTGGCGCCAAAGGTGGCGCGATCTATGGCGAGACCGATGAATTTAGCTATAACATCGTCAAGGACCCGCTGCACATCCGTGACTTCCATGCCACGGTGCTGCACTTGCTCGGTTACAACAGTGATCGCTTCACCTACAAGTTCCAGGGGCTGGATCAGAAGCTGACCGGCGTCGAAGCTGCGAAAGTCGTCAAGGCGCTGATCGCCTGA